From Phaenicophaeus curvirostris isolate KB17595 chromosome 2, BPBGC_Pcur_1.0, whole genome shotgun sequence:
TGCTGTATAATCTGGCATGCATGCTTATGGGACTATAAAACTTTCTGGATGGCACTTCCATTTAGCATCCAGCAGAAAGCATCTCCCTTGGGCAGAAAAAGGTTaaaatgggattttattttcaagggcTGTGATGGCTTTTTTCTGCTGGGTTTTTATATCTGCTCATAGCAAAGAAACATCTAGTTTTAAAGCTGAACGGATGTGTACCTACTGCTTTTAAGTCCACTTAGAACATGAAGGAGGGgtggaagaaaaacagtaacTCTTCTCAAAAATCCAGATGAGTTTTACAGAGTAATTTTCTTCTAGAAACTTGACTTTCTTCAAGGGCTGATTTTGCCTTTTATGTGACTGCATTCTGATAGCTTTATTTCCAGCTTCCCTACATTTTTGACCGCTGTTGGCAAGAAGGAGGAAACTATTtcttaataaaacttttattaGGCAGTTATTGGTAATTCCTTCTTCTTGAATATCTTTTCTGCTCGGTGCCTTTAATGTACTGCTGCTGGAGGGGCAGCAGGCCTAAAATACCAGCTTGGGTTTATGGAAATAGATGGGGTTGCCCTGACAAAACAAAAGGGGTGGTGACCCTCtatgggaataaaaaaaatgcccCATTCAGTTTTCATCTGTACTTGCACCTACATATGGAATTTGAACAGAGGCATCCTGAGCCTGTCctcaacagcagcagtttgCCTCATTTAAGGAGCTGCCCCTTTGGGTCTTAGCTGAAAACAGGTGTAATTATAATGTCCTGTTAGATTTAGGAAATACTCATGAATCATCCATCTGCACTGAGAATTTAATCACCTTTATTTCACGCAATGATGGCTATTTTCAGTTGCTACGTGCTGTGCAAACCAAATCCAGTGTGTGCAAGCAAATGCTTCTCTCATTGGTAGTTGCACATTACAGCACTTCTGCACGCACACCGTGTCACCTTAAATCATCTACCAGAGGGTTAATTGTGGACCAGGTCTCTGCAGATCTCTCTGTTGGGTGGCCTGGAAAATTGCAGCTAGCCTACGATAACTCCCTCTGCAAGTAGATTACAGTCCAACCACAGTGTAAACCTATGAAATTGGTGATGTAGGTGGAAATGAAAGCAGACTCAGGGTCTTTCCATGCAAGGATGACCCATTTTGGAATGCAGAAAGCAGCTCCAAGAATCAGCAAGTGAATTAACAGGTGACCTGGTGAGATGCTAGAGATACAAAAGGGATGCAACATTCCTggcttcccccctccccaaatgcGTGTTCCCCCAGCTCCCTTACCCTAGCTGGTTACATGATAAAGAAGTTAGTTTAGGGAACTCTGGCAGCAAAACACATCCCCCtgccccctttttgttttttttactggcAGAGTTGATTTTCTACAGTTTGACCTACCTGGGGATGGGAACTGGCAGGTCGGAAAGGAGTGAGCGTGGGAGACTGGCACTTCAAGCGGCTTAACCACTTCTGGCACTGCAGGCTCACCTTACTCAGCTCCCCGAGCAGCATCAAGTGCCTTAAAATGGGCTTCAGGAAAGCCAGTGCAGTGAGCAGGACCTGCCTGCTGTAACCTGTAGgcgaggcgaggggaggcgaggggaggcgaggggaggcgaggggaggggaggggaggggaggggaggggaggggaggagaggggaggagaggggaggagaggggaggagaggagaggagaggagaggggaggggaggggaggggaggggaggggaggggaggggaggggaggggaggggaggggaggggaggagaggagaggagaggagaggagaggagaggagaggagaggagaggagaggagaggagaggagaggagaggagaggagaggagaggagaggagaggagaggagaggagaggagaggagaggagaggagaggagaggagaggagaggagaggagaggagaggagaggagaggagaggagaggagaggagaggagaggagaggagaggagaggagaggagaggagaggagaggagaggagaggagaggagaggagaggagaggagaggagaggagaggagaggagaggagaggagaggagaggagaggagaggagaggagaggagaggagaggagaggagaggagaggagaggagaggagaggagaggagaggagaggagaggagaggagaggagaggagaggagaggagaggagaggagaggagaggagaggagaggagaggagaggagaggagaggagaggagaggagaggagaggagaggagaggagaggagaggagaggagaggagaggagaggagaggagaggagaggagaggagaggagaggagaggagaggagaggagaggagaggagaggagaggagaggagaggagaggagaggagaggagaggagaggagaggagaggagaggagaggagaggagaggagaggagaggagaggagaaccAAGCCCCCATTTCTCTGTGGAATGATACagtcccttccctctcctcccccatGTCCAAGATCTCTGACCTGGGCGCTCAGGGGCAGAAGGGAATCAGTGTTTTCAGGTCCCTTCTTTGAAGGAACTTGAGGGTCTGCGCAGCAAAAGATTCTCTCCGCTTGAAACCCGTCAGCTTCACGTCATTTAATGTATTTCATCAGGCCAGTGGTTGAAAGACAGATGGGGGGAGTGCAAACATGCAAGTGTGAGAACAAGTCTCCATCTCAGTGGCTGGTGTGTTGCTGAGATCCATTCTAACACACGACCTATCCAGTAGAACCTACTCTGCTGTTGCAGATGGAGAACTGTCAGGGCTGCCTACATGCAGCAAATCCCACAGTGTTTTCCAACAACTATAATGCAGGCATTTCAAATGAATTTTGCTTTGGATTTAGCATGCCCTGTGGATTTAACCCATGCCAAGGATTCCTGCTTATGCACCCTGAGACACCTCCATGATGCAAAACTGCAAGTGGGTGGGATCAGGTGATTCCCTTCAAAAGTACTTGAATTGAGTcagggaagtttagattggatattaggaaaattttctttatgggaatggttgtcaagcactggaacaggttgcctagggaagggGCGGGGTCACCATTCctgaagggatttaaaagctgtgtgGATGTGGCgcttagggacatagtttagtggtggagttggcagtgttaggttaatggtCGGACTAAATGCCCTTaaagaccttttccaacctaaacaaatcagtgattctgtgacccaaACTCAAACATGAGTGAAAATGCACCCACAGGAGGCTTGAGATCCTGTCCTACCTCACAGAAACCCAGGTCTTCCCTATTTTCAAGCACTTTCCACTTATGCCAAGCACATGACATAACATCAGTCACTATCTAACACACTGGTATTCAACTACATAATGCTTGAAACAATAGAAAGGAAATGCCAAGGAGTTGACCGCTCTAGTCACTTAATTCACTTGTGGTTCTGAGCAGTTCTTGCCTGCTGCGCCTGTGCTTCTCTTGAGCATTTCAGATAACAAACTGTTGATCAGCTGAGGGAAATGCTACCGGCCTTGTGGCTCACACCTGTGGCCTGCCTCCATCTGTAGATCCTAGGGCAGGGGGACAGTTTGATGGCTTCCTGGGGCAGTGCTGGGGCAGCACTGGTAACAGCCAGCAGAAACATCCCGGCAAGCTGCAAAAtgctcctgcctgccctgcaaCCACAACCTTTGAATCACACAATCATGGAatgcttgggttggaagggacctttaaaggtcatctagtcccaCTCCCCTGCAAGCGATGGGACATCTTTAACTTTGCGGGAGTGCAGTATTAGTTTTTGAGATTGGATCCCCAAATTCGCTTGTTCCCTGGTGGCAGGGACCCGGGAGTGGGGCATTttatttttggggggagggagcCCCGTCCCGCTGGTGCCTTGTTGGGGGTCCGCGGCTCGGCAGGTGGCGACAGAGAACGGGCTGTGGGGCCGGGGACTAAGGGGGAGAAGTGGTGGCGACCCGAGGAACCCATCTCCTTGCAGGATTTGCAACCAAATTTAAAtagttgtttttaaaagttactCCTAGGGAGCGAGTaggatgtttatttttctttatttttgtatgttACGTGTCTTTCTATACAAGGCAAGTATAAACTGAACGATGTATATAAGCCTAAAAGCTCGGCTTTCTGCGCTGTCGGGGGAGGCAGCCGGGGGGCTCTGGCTCCGAGTATCCCAGTGGGATCCGTGGGCTCGACCTGCCGCAGCTCGGCGCGGGGAGATGAGGGAACAAGGGCAGCAGAAAGAGCGGCTCGCCCACCCTGGCGTGGTATGCTCCCGGCCCGCTGCAGCGCCTTGGCGTTAGCCCCGCTGTTTTCCCTTCCTAAGAACttaaataacaatttttttccccatttcctttGCCAGCCGTGGACCCCCACACAAGGCACCTGCGGGACCTGGCTCTCCCCTCCAAACTGCCCCGGGTCTCTGCCAGCAAGGAGAAAGCGAATTTTGGGACTCAAGAGCAAAACCTAGTACTGCACACCGCTAAAGATGTTCTTGCTCCTGCAGGGGAGTTAGACTAGACTAGATGACCTGCTGCAAAGGTTTCTTTCAccccaaagcattccatgattctataattctagcAAGGGAATTGGGAATTTCGGGAGCcaaattaccaaaaaaaaaaaaaaaagacaaagtcatttctaaaaaaaaaaccccaaagcacaCAACCCAAAAATCCAGCAACACATCGCTCCTGCTTGCACAGTTCATTCACCTCCTTCTCGAGTCCCTCGGAAAGCAAGATTAAAGGGGAAAGTCGCAGCTGtatatttatgttttcattgcTAGAAGGGAATTGATTtccttgcatttatttttgtagtcGCAATACACAAGGGCGGATTTGCGTCACCAAAGCAACTTGCTGGTCGAGATAAAGTTGCACAAATATTGAAAAGGGAAGTGCTCGCTCTCATTATGAAGTTTTTCTCCGGAAGAAATAAGGATTTCTGCTGTATCCTAAAATACTAAAGCCGCTTCTATTTTGGGACAAATCTCGCAGGCACATCCGCTCATTTAGTCCGAGTTGGAACCTCTCAAAAAACAGGAGATGACCTGGACTGCTGCGAGCCCCGGgtttcctgcagccttctccctCCTTGCGCGGGGAGGAGGGGCTGCCGCTGAGGAGATGCGCTGGCAGGGAGGCCTGCGCAGGCCTTTGGGGACTGGGGGCAGCCCTGTCCcaagggggagggggcggcctggggacagggggggcaGGTATTTCGCCCGCGGAGGATGCGCAGGGGCACATCGCTGTCGAACCGGGCGCGGAGCGGGCGGGCACCGGGAAGGCACCTGCCCCTCTGGTTTCTTAAAAACAGATAGAAACACTGCGTTTGGGTTAGGGgtttcccccccaacccccaccccgACTGTCCGGCGAGCAGCCCCGGTTTGGTACAACAACGTTATGGGTCTCGCCTGCCAAGGCAGTAGTAACTTTAGGAAGCGGGATGCAGCGGGATGCAGCGGGATGCAGCGGGGTGCAGCGGGATGCAGCGGGGTGCAGCGGGATGCAGCGGGATGCAGCGGGCAGAGCGCACCTCGTTGCCATTTCTTCAGGCGGGCTGAATGCACAGCTCTGCCCGGGGATGGATGCGCAAGAGAAACCGGAGTCGTTTGATCCAATTTGAGAGGAAAAACCTGGCTCCCGAGTCATCTGCGAAGGggagtggggtggggggtgaggTGGATAAAGGAGCAGGGAAAGACCCAAGAAGGGCTTTCCGCTAGCGAAGCAGAAAGAGTTCAAAACTAATCAACCCTTTCTTTCACCGCCTTCGTTTTTAGGACATATCTTGGAAAGCCAGccctgtcttttatttttcGGTTTCGTCTCGTTACTAAAAACCAAAGCGTTGCCTGGCTTTTCCTGGGGAATCATTCTCACTTTTGCCTGTGTTCAGGGTTCTGCCTGAGGAATGCATTCACTCTCAGGTGGTTTCAACATTCATACGTCTTCATACCTagtgatataaaaataatttgccttTCTGGTGGTTCCTCGAAAAACTTCAGAATTGAGgaagatatttgaaaaaaaaatacattttgaaacaaaGTCAAAGCAAACCTGCAAGCGCCCAAACAGGGAGCCTGCTCAAAACAGCAGCGACTGGTTCACGTGTATGAAATCTAAAATCAAAGAAAtgggttggtttttgtttttttccataaagGGGCAAATGTGGATGTTACAGGGGAGGCTAAAAGCGCAAATGATGCTTTGATGAACTGGTCCCTACTTAATTGCAGCGAATGGTAGCTTGTGATTttattctaaaaagaaaaaaaaagagagagagtaATTCGATTGTCATATGTTTGCAAGATTACAACCTAGTCTTTAAGGTGAAATTGGTGTGTAAGTGGATGCAGTCACCCGGCTGGAGAACACggtaaaaatatattaaatgttaTTGTCGACAAGATATGATTAATTAATTAGTCGCTGCTAATGTGTGATCCAAAGTGCCCTGGGCCCAGAATAGCTCAGAGCTCACATAAATAACTATGTTGCATGCACTGGCTTAGACTCATTTTCTTCCAGACTCTCCCAGGTTCATTTATCCGGGGAGGAAATGCATTTCCTCGGGAATCATTTCCAAGAGGATAGACCTGCCTCCGATCGGGACGGGTTTTCCTGCGCGTTTCTTTCAAACGTTTGGAAATCGCGGCGGCAAGCGCAGCGCCCTTGCGCTGGATTTTGTTTTGggtggggggtggtggtggtcgTCGTGCTCCAAGTCGAGGGTGTAATTTAAGGAGGTGAGGAGAGGGGTACCTTGCGCGGCAAAGCGTGCAGGCCGGGCGGGAGGGTGCGGGCCACCGCGTCTTCACCGCGCAGCTGCGCGGCCCCGTGGGCGTGTCGGCGAGTGGCGCTGCCCGGCCCCGCGGAACGCGGATTGGGCGTGGGGAGGGCTGCTCCGGAGCCAGGAACGTCGCTGTCAGAGAAAGTTTTGGGGAGGggtggattttttcttttcccccattGCGAGGAAAgggggtttgttttgggtttgttttgtttgtgccGCTCCTCTCCTCGCCCGCTCGCTCTCTCGGTCTCGCCCTGGGTTTTGgaggacttttttctttttccttttctttttctttttctttttctttttctttttctttttctttttctttttctttttctttttctttttctttttctttttctttttctttttctttttctttttctttttctttttctttttctttttctttttctttttcttctttcttttttctctgggTTTTCCCCCATCTCGCCCTTTCGGCAAGTGCTCCGCCAGCCGCCTCTCGCCCCGGCCATCCCTCCCCATGCCCCCGGGGTGGCGGGCAGCTCCGCGGCGCTCAACCGGGAGCTGAGCCGCGAGGGCGGCGCGTCCCCGTCCCCGAGCAGGATGTACACGGCCGGGCTGGCTCCTTTCTACGCCTCCAACTTCAACTTGTGGTCAGCGGCGTATTGCTCAGCGTCGGCGCCGGCAGCCGGCGGCTGCTTCCCTCTGGACGCCGCCGCCGCCAAGAAGCCGTCCTTCTGCATCGCTGACATCCTCCACGCCGGCGGCGAGGCGGCGGCAGGACCCGCCGACAGCCTGCCGGGACGTCCCGGCACCAGGATGCCGGCGGCGCTGGGAGCCGTCCACCACGCCGCTCCCTTCCACGCGTCCGCCTCGCCGCTCCGACCCACGCCCGTCGTGGCCCCCGACGCCCCCGCCGCCTTCCCGCTGCTCTCCGCCGCCTACCGCCCCTCGCAGCACCGCGCCCCGCAGCACCggtccccgccggccccggccccggcccgcCTGCCGGGCGGACACACGCTCGGCTCGGCCCCGGCGCCCGCCAGCAAGGACCTGAAGTTCGGCATCGACCGCATTCTGTCGGCGGAGTTTGACCCCAAAGTCAAGGAAGGCAACACGCTGAGAGGTAGAGAAATCGGCTTCTCCGCTTCGCCACGCTCGGGGATCTTTGGTTCGTTTTACTGTTAGGTGCCGCgatttgggggggtggggggggtgggaatcTACCTAGCCGAGAAAagaatcattttttaaaaagcggTATAAATCGAGGTTTCCGATAGCGCTCCCTAAAGCagcccccgcccgccgcccagccccagcccggcAGCAGTGCCGGGAAAAACAGCGATAGCGTAAAAATAGCGACTCGGACGGACTCCACTTCCCAACGCGGGCCCGGGGCTTGGCCAGTTTTAAAGGCTTTTCGCTGCGCTCCATCTCCCCTCGCGGAGTGTAAACATCCCGAGCGAGGGAGTAAATATTCCAGAGGGTGTCTGACGGTCGGGGCACGGCCGCCTCTGCCCGAGGAGGCTGCCCggcccccccgccccagcccATCGAGTGTCGGCTTCGACCGCGGTGTAACAGAGCTCTCCTTGTTCCTGTGCTCGCAGATCTGACCTCGTTATTAACTACCAGCCGCCAAACTGGGGTTCATCTCCCCAACTTGCAGCCTTCCGCCGGCCAGTTCTTCACGTCTTTAGACCCCATTAACGAGGCCTCTGCTATTCTGGGTCCCTTAAACACAAACCCAAGGAGCTCAGTTCAGCACCAGTTTCAAGACACTTTTCCAGGTACATTTCACCCCTCGTCGACTCTCCTGTGGCGCAGGGCCCTCTGTCCCGGAGCTGCGACCCTGGCCCGGGCGCTCTACTCCCGGTGGGGTTCACCGGGAGCTTTCGAAAGGCCAGGGCATGTGTTTTCTAGCGAGGCTCAGATTTTGAGCAAAAGCCGGGCTGCTTGGGGGGAAGAAAGAGCCGCGCAGGGCCTGATCCGAAGGATCTAGTACAAAAATAACACCTGAGCCAAGAGagaaggggcagggaggggggagaggaaaaaaaaaaagtaggttcCAAACCGCTCCATCCTTGCCCGAGGAAGCACACACTGACAGGACTTGTACCCAGTCGGCAGGCAGGGCCACGCTGGCCCGGGCCTTCCCCGTACATCGCAGCCCAGATGTTATTTTGATGGATTCAAGACTCCCTTTCAGGCATCGATATTAATAACGCCGTCTCCATCTCTGtccccctttttttctccctccctcctacCCCTCCTTTCAGGTCCGTATGCAGTTTTAACCAAGGACACGCTACCCCAGACGTACAAGAGGAAACGCTCCTGGTCCAGGGCTGTTTTTTCGAACCTGCAGAGGAAAGGTTTAGAAAAACGGTTCGAAATCCAGAAATATGTCACCAAACCGGACAGAAAACAACTGGCGGCGATGCTGGGGCTGACAGATGCTCAAGTAAGAATGGCTTcggttttattttaaaccttacTTCGTGTTTGGAGGGATACCGGAGCAGGGGGAGGTGGTTGTAAACCGTTTCCCTTTCCCTAATTTTTGGCGAGGAGAAGGACCTTACCTCAAGCATCTCCTGCGCGCAGGTTCCGCGGCCCGGCGCAGAGTTTTCTCCCTTGTTTTGGCCACAGTGAAGGAGGCCAAGCGGGGCCAGGGCACATCACAAACATGGGTTTTTTCAAACGCACCTCGCTGTAGGAGGCAGTTTAGGTCAAAGGAAGTAGGAGAGAACACACTATTTTAAATGtgttccccctcccctcttttttttttatcttttaaaaaatatttttaaattttattttattttctaaatctcTTCCTGCATTGTGAAATCCTCATTTTTGGGGAAGTGAAAACACTTCTTCAAACGGAATCATTAAACGCCACTCTGTAATGATTCCACTATTGAGGGTCCGCAGCGCAGAGAATTGTATAACGCTGTGGTTTCTTGAGCAAGGTTTGGGTTTCCTGGAAGATGAAGCAGAAGGACAGAGAACAAACCCGAGGCGGGGgagggttttttatttaaacacgCTATCTAGAAAGagacggaaaaaaaaaaaagccaccttaTTCGCGTAAGGGTGTGGGCAGACGGGTCGAAGACAGCGCCTCCTTCCCCCCGTTCCCGGTGAAGGagccggggcgggcggcgctcgGGGCGCAGAGGGGTCCATGACTCCCGTCTAAAGGCGGCGTGTCCGCAGGTGAAGGTGTGGTTCCAGAACCGGCGGATGAAGTGGCGGCATTCCAAGGAAGCGCAGGCCCAGAAGGACAAGGAGTCGCCGCCGGAGCCAGAGCCGGAGCCTCCAGCGCAGCGAGCCGGTGGGCCGCCCGCCGCCTCCGGGGGGCACGAGCGCAGCCCCAGCCGCTCCGAGGGCGACAGCGACAGCAGCGACGCCGATTCCCTCCACATGGCCCCCAGCGACACGGAACGGACTGAGGGCGCCGATCGAAGCCTGCCCGCCTCCGGGATCGGCAAGCACTCCGGCAGCCCCGGGCTCCcgtccccgccgccgcccgccgccgccagCCCCGAGCCGCGGGGCACTCTATAGACGGGGCGGCCCGGCGGGGTCCGCGACCGGGACATGCGCACTTATTTATCTCCCTCCGTCCTCCCCGAGAACGCCGCACGGCACCGGCATGCTCCCGACTCTCCGAGAGCAGATAATTCTCTAATGGttctttttttagctttttttttttttaattttattttattctccgTCTCcctccccttgtcctctccagGAAAATCTGAGCGAAGGACTCCGAGAACGTGCTCTGAaattctcccttccttcccccctcccaacAATTTACAATGTGAAGTATTTTGCCAGCGTCCTCATCGGTTGCAATGTGTTGCTTCGAATAATCCGGCCAAGAAATAACTGCACTgacaatatatataaatatatatatatatatctcctgtaaataaaatgtttgctaTGGTTTGTAACCACGTCAGTCTGTTAAATGGGGGAGAGGGCTGCAGAAGCTGCCCCAGCATCCCTTGCCCCGCTCAAAGGCAGTCTCTGTCTCTCCTCGTCCTGAAAACCTCCCGAGGCAGCCTTctactttttgccttttctcctccccttctttttctCATGGAGGCGATAGCAAGGACCGGATTTGATCACGCAAAATCGGGTCCCCGATGAGAAAGCAGACCGTGACGTCTGCAGATCCGCGTGCATCCTCACGCATCTTATGACGTAGCTTTCGGTTTTCGACGCAAGGACTGCCTGACTTCCTCCCCGACTCTCCGGGGCCGCTACCCAGAGCCGCCGGGGCCGTTTTGGGGTGCTATGGAGGTGTTTGTTTTGCGACGGCATCGTCCCGATTCGCCATCTACCTCTCCGTGAGCTCCGTGACGTCACATCGAGGCCCGTGAGCTCTGTGAGGTCAAGCAGTTGCTGTGCGATGCCGGGGCTGAGCACGGGATGGGACCGCGGCGGCGGGCGGTAGGGGCTGCCCTGGAGGGGATGGGAAAAGCAGCTTCTCGCCCTCCCCTGGGGCCCAGGGCCCTTCCCCGGCGGGAGAGCACGGAAGTCCCGGTGCAGGGAGCCCGGGACCCACTGGCTCCGCCCGGGTTCGTCGTCAGCATCTCTTCTCGGAGAAACGCAAAGCGGCACCTCCTGGGACATCGGGGAGAAGGGGAAGCCGCTTCCCAGCCCCCCTGCTCCCTTCCCAAGCGCCGTCGATGAAAGCAAAAGCCTCAGCGGCGAGGAGCCTCTCTCCTTGCCCTCTGAGACGCGAGATTTTCTGCGAGGCCCTAATCGGAGCAATTCCCTTTCCAAAGCCtcccggggctgggggagccttGATCCTGACCGAGGAGGTCAAGACGAAGGCAGGCGAAGGGAAGCTAACCCCCCGTGCTAGGCCGATGGGCGCTAAGCGTGTGATaccgttaggaaaaaaaaaagggtggggagagagatggaaaaataaagggaaggaCCGAAAAATTTCCAGTGTTCTTTGGAGATGTGGAAGTGGGCAAGCGTCTGGCCCTTGCCTACTGCTACCCTGAGGGCTCAGGGAGAAGCTCCCCGGGGCCGAGGGGGTTTGCTGGGAGGACAGGCTCCTCGGGGTGCCCCCTGCTTAGCGGGAGGACTCCTGTAGGAATAAACACctgaggagggaaagggaaacgCCAACAGCATCCCCCGACGCAGACCCTAAGGGGAAAGGAGCTGAGGCAAGAGGCAAAGCCGAGAGGTCGGCTCTCTGGGCGAAGACGGAACTAGTGAATTTGTAAATAAGGTGTAACCGAGCGAGTGGAGGCTCCGATGGAGTCAAAACCGGCAGGGAGATTTCCAGGGGAGGCGCTCAAAGCTCTGCTGCGCCCTGGATGCGCGGAGCGCCCGCGCAGGGCAGCGCGCCCGGGCCGCTGCCCGAGTCCGAGccctgctggggcaggggagcGGGGGGGATTGATCTAGAAGGCGCTTGTTAATTGAATCTGCCTTTAATACACCATCAGGGAGGAATTCGGTGTGTGAAGGGGGGCCTGCAGTTCCCTTCCAGCTGTCTTCGGGGACTGCTgcgggtgtgtgtgtgttaactTCTTCTAAGAGCAAGGAAAGCCACCAGACAAACGTCCAGTGAAACACAGCTGTTTCTCCTCCGATAAACCACCTCGGCGAGGCTCACGGACACGCAGGGATTTGTTTGCTTctcggggttttttttggggttttttttggttttttttttgtttttttttgttttttttccctaaagacTAACCTGTAGGGGTGAGAGAGATTTGAGGTGGCTCTTGTCCGATGAGAATGGAACACTGTGTCGGGAAAGATTTTCTCTTCCCTTGGGTTAGAGGACTCCGCGCCTCCTCCAAGAGCAGGGCTGGCTATGCAGGGGCAGGCACCTCACCCCGGACTCCCCAGATAACCGAACAGCAGTGCCCACCCCGACACTGGGTCAGGGAAAGAGCAAGGGTAGCGCTTTTATGGCATCTTTGTCAGGTAACGCggcaaaagggagaaaaaaacccccactgTTGGTGCTCAGGCTATGGAGAAAGATGCTCAGATCCGAATGAAAGATCCGGTGTAAAATTCCTTCGCCCTGTGCCTGATTTTGCTTCCTTTCACCTCAGCACCTCCGGCCTCTGCTCTGGcaagcagcagagccaggagaataattttttttgactTCTTCCCTGGCgatacaggggaaaaaatgtttcttctccGCCGTTCCCGATGTGTACGTTCTTGGGCAGGTAGAGCAAACCCACGAAAACGAGTCTGGGGAaggatgaggggatggagggttTTTGCCCGGTCCAGCGAGGCTGCAATTACTGCTGAATTTCTACAGAAACAGTCGGGACAGTGTCGTGACTTTAGGCAGCTCGATAGCCGTTGGTCGGCGAAATCGACCTGACTGTAGAGCAATGTAACACTCCCGAGGAACAGGTCCAAAGCGTGGGAATGCCGCCCCCCTACAcc
This genomic window contains:
- the HLX gene encoding H2.0-like homeobox protein isoform X4, whose protein sequence is MYTAGLAPFYASNFNLWSAAYCSASAPAAGGCFPLDAAAAKKPSFCIADILHAGGEAAAGPADSLPGRPGTRMPAALGAVHHAAPFHASASPLRPTPVVAPDAPAAFPLLSAAYRPSQHRAPQHRSPPAPAPARLPGGHTLGSAPAPASKDLKFGIDRILSAEFDPKVKEGNTLRGPYAVLTKDTLPQTYKRKRSWSRAVFSNLQRKGLEKRFEIQKYVTKPDRKQLAAMLGLTDAQVKVWFQNRRMKWRHSKEAQAQKDKESPPEPEPEPPAQRAGGPPAASGGHERSPSRSEGDSDSSDADSLHMAPSDTERTEGADRSLPASGIGKHSGSPGLPSPPPPAAASPEPRGTL
- the HLX gene encoding H2.0-like homeobox protein isoform X2 — encoded protein: MYTAGLAPFYASNFNLWSAAYCSASAPAAGGCFPLDAAAAKKPSFCIADILHAGGEAAAGPADSLPGRPGTRMPAALGAVHHAAPFHASASPLRPTPVVAPDAPAAFPLLSAAYRPSQHRAPQHRSPPAPAPARLPGGHTLGSAPAPASKDLKFGIDRILSAEFDPKVKEGNTLRDLTSLLTTSRQTGVHLPNLQPSAGQFFTSLDPINEASAILGPLNTNPRSSVQHQFQDTFPGPYAVLTKDTLPQTYKRKRSWSRAVFSNLQRKGLEKRFEIQKYVTKPDRKQLAAMLGLTDAQVKVWFQNRRMKWRHSKEAQAQKDKESPPEPEPEPPAQRAGGPPAASGGHERSPSRSEGDSDSSDADSLHMAPSDTERTEGADRSLPASGIGKHSGSPGLPSPPPPAAASPEPRGTL
- the HLX gene encoding H2.0-like homeobox protein isoform X1, whose amino-acid sequence is MYTAGLAPFYASNFNLWSAAYCSASAPAAGGCFPLDAAAAKKPSFCIADILHAGGEAAAGPADSLPGRPGTRMPAALGAVHHAAPFHASASPLRPTPVVAPDAPAAFPLLSAAYRPSQHRAPQHRSPPAPAPARLPGGHTLGSAPAPASKDLKFGIDRILSAEFDPKVKEGNTLRGREIGFSASPRSGIFDLTSLLTTSRQTGVHLPNLQPSAGQFFTSLDPINEASAILGPLNTNPRSSVQHQFQDTFPGPYAVLTKDTLPQTYKRKRSWSRAVFSNLQRKGLEKRFEIQKYVTKPDRKQLAAMLGLTDAQVKVWFQNRRMKWRHSKEAQAQKDKESPPEPEPEPPAQRAGGPPAASGGHERSPSRSEGDSDSSDADSLHMAPSDTERTEGADRSLPASGIGKHSGSPGLPSPPPPAAASPEPRGTL
- the HLX gene encoding H2.0-like homeobox protein isoform X3 — its product is MYTAGLAPFYASNFNLWSAAYCSASAPAAGGCFPLDAAAAKKPSFCIADILHAGGEAAAGPADSLPGRPGTRMPAALGAVHHAAPFHASASPLRPTPVVAPDAPAAFPLLSAAYRPSQHRAPQHRSPPAPAPARLPGGHTLGSAPAPASKDLKFGIDRILSAEFDPKVKEGNTLRGREIGFSASPRSGIFGPYAVLTKDTLPQTYKRKRSWSRAVFSNLQRKGLEKRFEIQKYVTKPDRKQLAAMLGLTDAQVKVWFQNRRMKWRHSKEAQAQKDKESPPEPEPEPPAQRAGGPPAASGGHERSPSRSEGDSDSSDADSLHMAPSDTERTEGADRSLPASGIGKHSGSPGLPSPPPPAAASPEPRGTL